A DNA window from Methylobacterium sp. NMS14P contains the following coding sequences:
- a CDS encoding DegT/DnrJ/EryC1/StrS family aminotransferase, which produces MIPFLDLKAQYAAIGGDVETAVLNVLRSGDFVLGPAVSAFEAAFAEACGARHAVAVSSGTAALHLALLALDIGPGDEVITVSSTFVATVAAVLYAGATPVLVDIDPVDWTMDPALVEAAITPRTKAILPVHLHGRMADLDALGAIAQRHGIALVEDAAQAHLAERGGRKAGTIGDLGCFSFYPGKNLGAYGEGGAIVTDRDDLAEAARCLRDWGQQGKYNHVRHGFNLRMDGVQGAVLGVKLPHLEGWTRARQAVAAEYGARLAGLGLELPAPAGLDHVFHVYAVSTADREGLRQYLNAAGIATGIHYPVPVHRQPAYSHLDDGAGRLPVTERLAARTLSLPMFPEMTSAQIDTVCRAVTSYCEVADAQAA; this is translated from the coding sequence GTGATCCCCTTCCTCGACCTCAAGGCGCAGTACGCGGCGATCGGCGGCGACGTCGAGACCGCGGTCCTCAACGTCCTGCGCAGCGGCGACTTCGTCCTCGGCCCGGCGGTCAGCGCCTTCGAGGCGGCCTTCGCCGAAGCCTGCGGCGCCCGCCACGCGGTCGCCGTGAGCAGCGGCACCGCGGCCCTGCACCTCGCCCTGCTCGCCCTCGACATCGGTCCGGGCGACGAGGTGATCACGGTCTCGTCGACCTTCGTGGCGACGGTGGCGGCGGTGCTGTACGCCGGCGCAACCCCGGTCCTCGTCGACATCGACCCGGTCGACTGGACCATGGACCCGGCCCTGGTCGAGGCGGCGATCACGCCCCGCACCAAGGCGATCCTGCCGGTGCACCTGCACGGCCGGATGGCCGATCTCGACGCGCTGGGCGCCATCGCCCAGCGCCACGGGATCGCCCTCGTCGAGGACGCCGCCCAGGCGCACCTCGCCGAGCGCGGCGGCCGCAAGGCCGGCACGATCGGGGATCTCGGCTGCTTCAGCTTCTACCCCGGCAAGAATCTCGGGGCCTACGGCGAGGGCGGCGCCATCGTCACGGACCGGGACGACCTCGCCGAGGCGGCCCGCTGCCTGCGCGACTGGGGCCAGCAGGGCAAGTACAACCACGTCCGCCACGGCTTCAACCTGCGCATGGACGGCGTCCAGGGCGCGGTGCTGGGGGTCAAGCTCCCGCACCTGGAGGGCTGGACCCGCGCCCGCCAGGCGGTGGCGGCGGAGTACGGGGCGCGGCTCGCGGGCCTCGGCCTGGAGCTCCCGGCCCCCGCCGGCCTCGACCACGTGTTCCACGTCTACGCCGTGTCGACGGCGGACCGCGAGGGGCTGCGCCAGTACCTCAACGCGGCCGGCATCGCCACCGGCATCCACTACCCCGTCCCGGTCCACCGGCAGCCCGCCTACAGCCACCTCGACGACGGTGCCGGCCGCCTGCCGGTCACCGAGCGGCTGGCCGCCCGGACCCTGTCCCTCCCGATGTTCCCCGAGATGACGTCCGCGCAGATCGACACTGTCTGCCGGGCCGTCACCAGCTACTGCGAGGTCGCCGATGCCCAAGCTGCGTGA
- a CDS encoding NAD-dependent epimerase/dehydratase family protein: protein MPKLREVTKGSRFSGDLRGTRILVTGGSGFIGSHIIDLLVEAGCDEIVAIDNMIRGRPENLGDALGSGRVRLVQGDIRDRALMDTLVKGTDVVFHQAALRITQCAAEPRHAFEVMAAATFNLLESCVEAGVAKVVMASSASVYGMAEVFPTTEKHHPYDNRTLYGAAKSFGEGLLRSFNDMHGLDYVALRYFNAYGPRMDLTGRYTEVMVRWMQRLAEGQSPIVFGDGLQTMDLVHVRDIARANILSAISPATDVVLNVGTGVETSLVDLAGHLTRIMGRDGTPLVHEAERAVNPVPRRLCDTSLAKELIGFEAKIGAAEGLADLVAWWQDESRSDHLRRALA from the coding sequence ATGCCCAAGCTGCGTGAGGTCACCAAGGGAAGCCGGTTCAGCGGCGACCTGCGCGGGACCCGGATCCTGGTCACCGGCGGATCGGGCTTCATCGGCTCCCACATCATCGACCTGCTGGTCGAGGCCGGCTGCGACGAGATCGTGGCCATCGACAACATGATCCGCGGCCGCCCCGAGAATCTCGGGGACGCCCTCGGCTCCGGCCGCGTCCGCCTCGTCCAGGGCGACATCCGCGACCGCGCCCTGATGGACACGCTGGTCAAGGGCACCGACGTGGTGTTCCACCAGGCGGCCCTCCGGATCACGCAGTGCGCCGCGGAGCCGCGCCACGCCTTCGAGGTGATGGCCGCCGCGACCTTCAACCTGCTGGAGAGCTGCGTCGAGGCCGGCGTCGCCAAGGTGGTGATGGCTTCCTCGGCCTCCGTGTACGGGATGGCGGAAGTCTTCCCGACGACCGAGAAGCACCATCCCTACGACAACCGGACCCTGTACGGCGCCGCCAAGTCCTTCGGCGAGGGTCTGCTGCGCTCGTTCAACGACATGCACGGGCTCGACTACGTCGCGCTCCGGTACTTCAACGCCTACGGCCCGCGGATGGACCTGACCGGCCGCTACACCGAGGTCATGGTCCGCTGGATGCAGCGCCTGGCCGAGGGCCAGTCGCCGATCGTGTTCGGCGACGGCCTGCAGACCATGGACCTCGTCCATGTCCGCGACATCGCCCGGGCCAATATCCTGTCGGCGATCTCGCCGGCCACCGACGTGGTGCTCAACGTCGGCACCGGCGTCGAGACCTCGCTGGTCGACCTCGCCGGCCACCTCACCCGGATCATGGGCCGGGACGGCACGCCGCTGGTCCACGAGGCCGAGCGGGCCGTCAACCCGGTGCCCCGGCGCCTCTGCGATACGAGCCTCGCCAAGGAGCTGATCGGCTTCGAGGCGAAGATCGGGGCCGCCGAGGGCCTCGCCGACCTCGTCGCCTGGTGGCAGGACGAGTCCCGCTCGGATCACCTGCGGCGGGCGCTCGCATGA
- a CDS encoding DegT/DnrJ/EryC1/StrS family aminotransferase: MIPIAKPEVGDPEAEAAAAVVRSGWLTQGPQVAAFETEFAAIVGAPHACAVSNCTTALHLALLAVGVGPGDEVVTVSHSFIATANAIAQCGATPVFVDIDPATYNMAPDAAAAAITEKTKAIVCVHQMGMPCDLEAIAAIGRRSGIPVIEDAACAIGSERLQGDVWRPIGSPAGDIACFSFHPRKVLTTGDGGMITTANAAWDRTFRLLRQHGMSVSDIARHGSAKVVVEEYSVAGFNYRMTDVQAAIGRQQLKRLPDLIARRRALADGYRARLADLPGVTPPPEPMGLRSNWQSYCVRLPDDADQQAVMQAMLDRGIATRRGIMCAHLEPPYAEAPRRFALPESERARDHAILLPLYAAMTEAEQDQVVDGLRAALRAAAR; the protein is encoded by the coding sequence ATGATCCCGATCGCCAAGCCCGAAGTCGGCGACCCCGAGGCCGAGGCCGCCGCCGCCGTCGTCCGCTCCGGATGGCTGACCCAGGGGCCGCAGGTCGCGGCCTTCGAGACGGAGTTCGCCGCGATCGTCGGCGCGCCCCACGCCTGCGCGGTCTCGAACTGCACGACCGCGCTGCATCTCGCGCTCCTCGCCGTCGGGGTCGGCCCCGGCGACGAGGTGGTGACGGTGAGCCACAGCTTCATCGCCACCGCCAACGCCATCGCCCAGTGCGGGGCCACGCCCGTCTTCGTCGACATCGACCCGGCGACCTACAACATGGCCCCGGACGCGGCCGCGGCGGCGATCACCGAGAAGACGAAGGCGATCGTCTGCGTCCACCAGATGGGCATGCCCTGCGACCTGGAGGCGATCGCGGCGATCGGGCGCCGGTCCGGCATCCCGGTGATCGAGGACGCGGCCTGCGCTATCGGCTCCGAGCGGCTCCAGGGCGACGTCTGGCGGCCGATCGGCAGCCCGGCGGGCGACATCGCCTGTTTCTCGTTCCACCCGCGCAAGGTGCTGACCACCGGCGACGGCGGCATGATCACCACCGCCAACGCCGCCTGGGACCGGACCTTCCGGCTGCTGCGCCAGCACGGGATGAGCGTCTCCGACATCGCCCGCCACGGCAGCGCCAAGGTGGTGGTCGAGGAGTACTCCGTCGCGGGCTTCAACTACCGGATGACGGACGTGCAGGCGGCCATCGGCCGGCAGCAGCTGAAGCGGCTGCCCGACCTGATCGCCCGGCGCCGCGCCCTCGCCGACGGCTACCGCGCGCGGCTGGCCGACCTCCCCGGGGTGACGCCGCCGCCCGAGCCGATGGGGCTGCGCAGCAACTGGCAGAGCTACTGCGTCCGCCTCCCCGACGACGCGGACCAGCAGGCGGTCATGCAGGCCATGCTCGACCGCGGCATCGCCACCCGCCGGGGCATCATGTGCGCGCATCTGGAGCCGCCCTACGCGGAGGCGCCGCGGCGGTTCGCGCTGCCCGAATCCGAGCGGGCGCGCGACCACGCGATCCTGCTGCCGCTCTACGCGGCGATGACGGAGGCGGAGCAGGACCAGGTCGTCGACGGCCTGCGCGCCGCCCTGCGCGCCGCCGCGCGATGA
- a CDS encoding polysaccharide deacetylase family protein, with translation MSPAGPRVAEAGRGTLRALKRTARAVGITRGRAAAARMVTERYALAVSGRTRVRPGGRILCYHSLGEPSYGVNDVSPARFRRQIDAALWAGYRFVPADVIAETGGTPHDLAITFDDACKSVLTVGAPILSALGLPWSLFVVSGWCEAIGTGRSDAYLSWREVEALATAGAQIGSHSVTHPNFGTLAPDQAADELARSRETIGRRLGIEPTSFAIPLGQSMNWSPAAHRLAGEAGYRTIYAQAEETRPAGTVARSFVTRFDDAIVFRGLLRGRFDAWEEWV, from the coding sequence ATGAGCCCGGCCGGTCCCCGCGTCGCCGAGGCCGGACGCGGCACGCTGCGCGCGCTGAAGCGCACGGCCCGCGCGGTCGGGATCACCCGCGGCCGCGCGGCCGCGGCCCGCATGGTCACCGAGCGCTACGCCCTCGCGGTCAGCGGACGGACACGGGTGCGCCCCGGGGGACGGATCCTCTGCTACCATTCCCTCGGCGAGCCGAGCTACGGCGTCAACGACGTCAGCCCGGCCCGTTTCCGGAGGCAGATCGATGCCGCGCTCTGGGCTGGCTACCGGTTCGTGCCGGCCGATGTCATCGCCGAGACCGGCGGGACGCCGCACGACCTGGCGATCACCTTCGACGACGCCTGCAAGTCGGTCCTGACCGTCGGTGCCCCGATCCTGAGCGCCCTCGGCCTGCCCTGGTCCCTGTTCGTCGTGTCCGGCTGGTGCGAGGCGATCGGGACCGGCCGCTCCGACGCCTACCTGTCGTGGCGGGAGGTGGAGGCCTTGGCAACCGCGGGGGCGCAGATCGGGAGCCATTCCGTCACGCATCCCAACTTCGGCACGCTCGCGCCGGACCAGGCGGCCGACGAGCTGGCGCGGTCCCGCGAGACGATCGGTCGCCGCCTCGGGATCGAGCCCACGAGCTTCGCCATCCCGCTGGGGCAGTCGATGAACTGGAGCCCAGCGGCGCACCGACTCGCCGGCGAGGCCGGCTACCGGACGATCTACGCCCAGGCCGAGGAGACACGCCCGGCCGGAACGGTCGCCCGCTCGTTCGTGACCCGCTTCGACGACGCGATCGTCTTCCGCGGCCTGCTCCGCGGCCGCTTCGACGCCTGGGAGGAATGGGTTTGA
- a CDS encoding glycosyltransferase family 2 protein, whose product MDRTGQTRVSVIVPTYNRPQLLRVALASIRHLEAPDLTFEILVGDNGSAPETPGIAAEFGAVYMKVTKRGASAARNAGLQAATGDYIAFLDDDDAWMPSNIRPQLALLDADPSLDGALGQACTTDASLEQPGAPWPVEDPGRGDGLLRAMLSGYFPQLGTLVVRRRVRELIGLFDEALIGGQDLDWQLRIARRRTLACTLVPVLLFRGRVHGSYDQLQYKRLWYDRFIFLRHSIPEWRIWNSPLHFLRAYKGTLQHPYWYFVTVTIAAAAAGQRKQALRAVRGAFSVFPLLTAVHVVTRRDFRRAILASALRLHKTA is encoded by the coding sequence ATGGACAGGACTGGTCAGACACGCGTCTCGGTGATCGTACCGACCTACAACAGACCCCAGCTGCTCCGCGTCGCGCTGGCGAGCATCCGCCACCTCGAGGCGCCCGACCTGACCTTCGAGATCCTGGTCGGCGACAACGGGTCGGCGCCGGAGACGCCCGGCATCGCGGCCGAGTTCGGCGCGGTCTACATGAAAGTGACGAAGCGCGGGGCGAGCGCGGCGCGCAATGCCGGCCTCCAGGCGGCGACCGGCGATTACATCGCGTTTCTCGACGACGACGACGCGTGGATGCCCTCGAACATCCGGCCCCAGCTCGCCCTGCTGGACGCCGACCCGAGCCTGGACGGTGCCCTGGGTCAGGCCTGCACCACCGATGCCAGTCTCGAGCAGCCCGGCGCGCCCTGGCCGGTGGAAGATCCCGGCCGCGGTGACGGCCTGCTCCGCGCCATGCTCAGCGGCTACTTCCCGCAACTGGGCACGCTCGTGGTGCGCCGGCGCGTGCGCGAACTGATCGGCCTGTTCGACGAGGCCCTAATCGGCGGTCAGGATCTCGACTGGCAGTTGCGGATCGCACGTCGGCGCACGCTCGCCTGCACGCTGGTGCCGGTCCTCCTGTTCCGCGGCCGGGTGCACGGCTCCTACGACCAGCTTCAGTACAAGCGCCTGTGGTATGACCGCTTCATCTTCCTGCGCCACAGCATTCCGGAATGGCGGATCTGGAACTCGCCGCTCCACTTCCTGCGGGCCTACAAGGGCACGCTCCAGCACCCCTACTGGTACTTCGTCACCGTCACGATCGCGGCCGCGGCGGCGGGGCAGCGGAAGCAGGCTCTGCGGGCCGTGCGGGGCGCCTTCTCGGTCTTCCCGCTCCTGACCGCCGTGCACGTGGTCACCCGGCGCGACTTCCGGCGCGCCATCCTTGCCTCGGCCCTGAGGCTGCACAAGACGGCGTGA
- a CDS encoding glycosyltransferase family 2 protein has protein sequence MSSVDVVIPCYNYAHYLESCVATVLAQGGVDVRILIVDDASQDDTPAVGQALAARDGRITYHRNAQNKGLVGTANVGVMDWAESKYTLLLSADDALTEGALARAAGVMDRHPEVAMAYGLARVVSGDFTTGRERFGPSFDYVVLSGSEFLERSCLHWCGVASPTALIRTSVQHQVGGLDPRFPSTCDMEIWMRIATQSSVAALNTVQAYYRRHDTNMSTAYMSRPLSDLREQLATARTVLTERRVAPEEAAKLIGAMQGRLIVQTGWMAGLAFERGDIAGMKDCIAFASEINASAWRSMPWIKFHVKRLLGRGFAQAVRRMRTAQTAHTGAQQASTGDFDPFKVGELFGWWPEDKFSRTMTA, from the coding sequence ATGTCGAGTGTCGACGTCGTCATCCCGTGCTACAACTATGCCCATTACTTGGAGTCGTGCGTCGCGACCGTGCTCGCGCAGGGGGGCGTCGACGTCCGGATCCTGATCGTCGACGATGCGTCGCAGGACGACACGCCGGCCGTAGGCCAGGCCCTGGCCGCCCGGGACGGCCGGATCACCTACCACCGGAACGCGCAGAACAAGGGCCTAGTCGGCACCGCCAATGTCGGCGTCATGGACTGGGCCGAGTCCAAGTACACGCTGCTCCTGTCGGCCGACGACGCGCTCACCGAGGGCGCCCTGGCCCGCGCGGCCGGCGTGATGGACCGGCACCCGGAGGTCGCGATGGCCTACGGGCTGGCCCGGGTCGTGTCGGGCGATTTCACCACCGGGCGCGAGCGCTTCGGACCCTCGTTCGACTACGTCGTGCTGTCCGGGTCGGAGTTCCTGGAGCGGTCCTGCCTGCACTGGTGCGGCGTCGCGTCCCCGACCGCCCTGATCCGCACGTCCGTGCAGCACCAGGTCGGCGGCCTCGATCCGCGGTTTCCCAGCACCTGCGACATGGAGATCTGGATGCGGATCGCCACGCAATCCTCCGTGGCGGCGCTCAACACTGTGCAGGCTTATTACCGCCGTCACGACACCAACATGTCCACCGCCTACATGAGCCGTCCCCTCAGCGACCTTCGGGAGCAGCTCGCCACCGCCCGGACGGTCCTGACAGAGCGGCGCGTCGCCCCGGAGGAGGCCGCGAAGCTGATCGGCGCCATGCAGGGCCGCCTGATCGTGCAGACGGGCTGGATGGCCGGGCTCGCCTTCGAGCGCGGCGACATCGCCGGGATGAAGGATTGCATCGCCTTCGCCTCCGAGATCAACGCCTCGGCCTGGCGGTCGATGCCGTGGATCAAGTTCCACGTGAAGCGGCTGCTCGGGCGGGGCTTCGCCCAGGCCGTGCGCCGGATGCGGACCGCGCAGACCGCGCATACCGGGGCGCAGCAGGCGAGCACCGGCGATTTCGATCCGTTCAAGGTCGGAGAGCTGTTCGGCTGGTGGCCGGAGGACAAGTTTTCCCGGACGATGACGGCCTGA
- a CDS encoding ABC transporter ATP-binding protein, translated as MSMAISVQDIGKQYWRAPRAAHQNSLRDALTEGVRGLMTRRSEARPSQESFWALKEVSFGIRHGENVGIIGLNGAGKSTLLKLLSRIAAPTTGRIRLEGRVGALLEVGTGFHRELTGRENIFLYGSILGMDRREIAAKFDAIVAFSEIGDFIDMPVKRYSSGMYVRLAFSVAAHLEPDILLLDEVLAVGDYTFQRKCMDFARRLQGKGSTILLVSHNMFSIKTMCERVIYIKGGRVAYDGPTDEGLGYYERDSYLADASWFRSESGDQPVQISDVTITDESGAPRTLFRHGERMRIRARYSAAEPVADPHVLFSITRSDELLCCNFSTQADGAGPTALSGEGEVELLTPPLTLTADTYTVSMVVRQRGFERLLAAKIGGRFHIEHPVFAPDVFGVFHEAGTWSLRHRDGARAPTDILTG; from the coding sequence ATGTCGATGGCAATCAGCGTTCAGGATATCGGCAAGCAGTACTGGCGCGCCCCGCGCGCCGCGCACCAGAACTCGCTGCGCGACGCGCTCACCGAGGGCGTCCGCGGCCTGATGACCCGCCGCTCCGAGGCGCGCCCGTCGCAGGAGAGCTTCTGGGCGCTGAAGGAGGTGAGCTTCGGCATCCGGCACGGCGAGAATGTCGGCATCATCGGCCTCAACGGGGCCGGCAAGAGCACGCTTCTCAAGCTCCTGTCGCGGATCGCCGCGCCGACCACCGGCCGGATCCGCCTCGAGGGCCGGGTCGGGGCCCTGCTCGAGGTCGGCACCGGCTTCCACCGGGAGCTGACCGGCCGCGAGAACATCTTCCTCTACGGCTCGATCCTCGGGATGGACCGTCGGGAGATCGCCGCGAAGTTCGACGCGATCGTCGCGTTCTCGGAGATCGGCGACTTCATCGACATGCCGGTGAAGCGCTACTCCAGCGGCATGTATGTCCGGCTGGCCTTCTCGGTCGCCGCGCACCTCGAGCCCGATATCCTGCTCCTCGACGAGGTGCTGGCGGTGGGCGACTACACCTTCCAGCGCAAGTGCATGGACTTCGCCCGGCGCCTCCAGGGCAAGGGTTCGACGATCCTGCTGGTCTCGCACAACATGTTCAGCATCAAGACCATGTGCGAGCGGGTGATCTACATCAAGGGCGGCCGCGTCGCCTACGACGGCCCCACCGACGAGGGCCTGGGCTACTACGAGCGGGACAGCTATCTCGCCGACGCCTCCTGGTTCCGCTCGGAGAGCGGCGATCAGCCGGTCCAGATCAGCGACGTGACGATCACCGACGAATCTGGCGCGCCGCGGACGCTGTTCCGCCACGGCGAGCGGATGCGGATCCGGGCCCGCTACAGCGCCGCCGAGCCGGTCGCCGACCCGCACGTCCTGTTCTCGATCACCCGGTCCGACGAGCTGCTCTGCTGCAATTTCAGCACGCAGGCGGACGGCGCTGGCCCTACCGCCCTCTCGGGCGAGGGCGAGGTGGAGCTGCTGACGCCGCCGCTGACCCTGACCGCCGACACCTACACGGTCTCGATGGTGGTCCGGCAGCGCGGCTTCGAGCGGCTCCTCGCGGCCAAGATCGGCGGCCGCTTCCACATCGAGCACCCCGTCTTCGCGCCCGACGTCTTCGGCGTGTTCCACGAGGCGGGGACCTGGAGCCTGAGACATCGTGACGGGGCCCGCGCGCCGACGGACATCCTCACAGGCTGA
- a CDS encoding ABC transporter permease: MKSLDALALGPSECGPAEQRTDPSALRVTEIAPDDRIVTFDAAGLWQYRDLLRVLIVRDLKVLYRQTALGACWAIAQPLFTVLIFTVIFGHFAKIPTDGAPYALFAGSAVVLWTYFSEAVRRSANGLVAEAELIRKIYFPRLVIPLATVVSPMVDFAIALGVLLVLMLCYGAVPDWHLVLAVPTLVVTAMLALGVSLWLGPVNVRFRDIKHTLPFLIQIWMYASPIVYASSIVPASVRWVYALNPMVGLIEAFRFAILGGTPPDAFAVAVSVTAALALLVSGLIFFQRMERSFADVI, from the coding sequence ATGAAATCTTTGGATGCGCTTGCCCTCGGCCCGTCGGAATGCGGGCCGGCCGAACAGCGGACCGACCCGTCGGCGCTGCGGGTGACCGAGATCGCGCCCGACGACAGGATCGTCACCTTCGACGCCGCCGGCCTCTGGCAGTATCGCGACCTGCTGCGGGTCCTCATCGTGCGGGACCTGAAGGTGCTCTACCGGCAGACCGCCCTCGGCGCTTGCTGGGCGATCGCGCAGCCGCTCTTCACCGTGCTGATCTTCACGGTGATCTTCGGCCACTTCGCCAAGATCCCCACCGACGGCGCTCCCTACGCACTCTTCGCCGGCAGCGCGGTCGTCCTGTGGACGTATTTCTCCGAGGCGGTGCGGCGCAGCGCCAACGGCCTCGTGGCCGAGGCCGAGCTCATCCGGAAGATCTACTTCCCGCGGCTGGTCATCCCGCTCGCGACGGTGGTGTCGCCGATGGTCGACTTCGCCATCGCCCTCGGCGTGCTGCTGGTCCTGATGCTCTGTTACGGGGCGGTGCCGGACTGGCACCTCGTGCTGGCGGTCCCGACCCTGGTCGTCACGGCGATGCTCGCCCTCGGGGTGAGCCTCTGGCTCGGGCCGGTCAACGTCCGCTTCCGGGACATCAAGCACACGCTGCCGTTCCTGATCCAGATCTGGATGTACGCCTCGCCGATCGTCTACGCGTCGAGCATCGTGCCCGCCTCGGTGCGCTGGGTCTACGCGCTCAACCCGATGGTCGGCCTGATCGAGGCGTTCCGGTTCGCCATCCTGGGCGGGACGCCGCCCGACGCCTTCGCGGTCGCGGTGTCGGTCACGGCCGCGCTCGCCCTGCTCGTCAGCGGGCTGATCTTCTTCCAGCGCATGGAGCGCTCCTTCGCGGATGTAATCTGA
- a CDS encoding glycosyltransferase family 2 protein has product MQDPVSAAGAPLVTIAMPALNEAAHIADAIASVLPDRDAIACELLVLDGGSRDDTCAIVAALSARDPRIRLVHNERRIQAAAINLAARLAHPASAYLVRADCHAVYPEGFVQNLVRTMRLREAVSVVVPLRTVGVTPLQRAIAAAQNSRLGNGGSAHRQGGISGYVAHGHHAAFDRREFLRVGGYDESFTHNEDAELDRRLCAAGGRIYLAAELAITYFPRACLGSLARQYLQYGRGCARTLEKHASLPRPRQILPALVLLYAVAALPLAVLMPALLVPLLLYAGVCALSGLALALKAREPVLVMSGPAAVTMHLSWAAGFLSYPGYRRTLLRAALRRKRRLLGLPPGSDAARVN; this is encoded by the coding sequence ATGCAGGACCCCGTGAGCGCCGCCGGCGCTCCGCTCGTGACGATCGCCATGCCGGCCTTGAACGAGGCCGCGCACATCGCCGACGCCATCGCGTCGGTGCTGCCCGACCGGGACGCGATCGCCTGCGAGCTGCTGGTGCTGGACGGTGGCAGTCGCGACGACACCTGCGCGATCGTCGCGGCCCTGAGCGCCCGGGACCCGCGCATCCGGCTCGTCCACAACGAGCGCCGCATCCAGGCGGCGGCGATCAACCTCGCCGCGCGGCTGGCACATCCCGCCTCCGCCTACCTCGTCCGCGCCGATTGCCACGCCGTCTATCCGGAGGGGTTCGTGCAGAATCTCGTCCGCACGATGCGCCTGCGCGAGGCCGTCTCGGTGGTCGTGCCGCTCCGGACCGTCGGGGTCACGCCGCTGCAGCGGGCGATCGCGGCCGCGCAGAACAGCCGCCTCGGCAACGGCGGCTCGGCCCACCGGCAGGGCGGCATCTCGGGCTACGTCGCCCACGGCCACCACGCGGCCTTCGACCGGCGCGAGTTCCTGCGGGTGGGCGGCTACGACGAGAGCTTCACCCACAACGAGGATGCCGAGCTCGACCGGCGGCTCTGCGCCGCGGGCGGGCGGATCTACCTCGCCGCCGAGCTCGCCATCACGTACTTCCCGCGCGCCTGCCTCGGCAGTCTTGCCCGGCAGTACCTCCAGTACGGGCGCGGCTGCGCGCGGACCCTCGAGAAGCACGCCAGCCTGCCGCGCCCGCGCCAGATCCTGCCGGCCCTGGTCCTGCTCTACGCCGTCGCAGCCCTGCCGCTGGCGGTCCTGATGCCCGCCCTGCTGGTTCCCCTGCTGCTCTATGCCGGGGTCTGCGCCCTGAGCGGCCTCGCCCTGGCGCTCAAGGCGCGGGAGCCCGTCCTGGTCATGAGCGGCCCCGCGGCCGTGACCATGCACCTGTCCTGGGCGGCGGGGTTCCTGTCCTATCCGGGCTACCGGCGGACGCTGCTCCGGGCCGCCCTGCGCCGGAAGCGCCGCCTGCTCGGCCTCCCGCCGGGATCCGACGCGGCGCGCGTCAACTGA